In Deltaproteobacteria bacterium, the sequence TGAGGCGGGCGCGCGGGACTCAGCCCCGATCGCGCCGCCGCCATAGCTCGTATCACCCACTCGAATCGGCGCCGAACTGCTCGACCTCGGCGCAGAAGCCCTCGTCGAGGTCGCTCTGGCCCACGCACCTCGCACCGTCCATGTTCTGCTCCGTACCGCAGTCGGCGTCGTCATCGCACGGCGCGACGCAGTGACCGATTCCGCCGAGCTGCATGCACTCGAGCCCCGGCACCACGCAGTCCGAGTCCGTCGAGCAGCCGCCGTGAACGCAGTGGCCGGCGCCGCCCGACACCACGCAGGTCCAGTTGTGCGGATAGTTGGAGCTGGGGCACGAGATGGTCGGGAGCGAACCCGGATGCTGGGTCCCCTCGCAGCAGTCGGCCGCCACACTGCACGGCTGGTCGAACTCGCACGCCACCGGATCTGGTTCATAGCCCGTCATCGTCGACGACCCGCTTGCGCCGGTCGTCGATCCAGTCCCGCCACCGCTGCCCGATGAGCCCCCGCCGCCGCATCCGACCAGCGTCAACACGAGCACGCCAGAGAACAGCAGGCCCGCGAGCAGGCGAAACCCAAAGCCCGGCCCGGGACCTGGCCCCGCAGCGAGCCCAGCGCCCACCGCACAACCGCGCCCACCCGCCCGCCGAGACTCTGGTGTCACTCGATTCCGCAGTCGCATTCGTCCTGTACCCCTCCGGCGTTACCGCATACCCAGCGCGATCCCTCGACGCCGAGCGCGTCCAACTTCGCGTTGACCTCCTGCTCCGGAAGTTTTGGGTTCCACATGATTCTCACGTCGTCGAGCGGCGGGGCACCGTTGCTCGCGAGGGCATCGAGCACCTGCGTCGACACCAGTGCCTCGTTGCCGCGAATCTTCAGGCTGCCTACGCTGGCGAGATTCACGAGTCCGCCCACGTCGACGAGGCTGTCGTTTCCACTGAGCTGGATACCAAGGCCGCTGCAGTGGCCGAGGTTGAAGAGCTTGATCGATTCGACCGACTCGAGATGGATCTCCTCGAGCGCGTCGTTATGCGAGATGTCGAGCGTGGCGATTTTCTCGATATTCTCGAATCCCTCGATCGTACGGAGACTTGGATTGGAATTCACGGCCAGGTTCTGGAGCTCCGTCAGCTGAGTAAGCCCCTTGGTCGTCTCGAGCCACGCATTGCCATCGATTGAAACACCGAAGTCCGCAATCTCGAGACAGCTGAGGAATGCAAGATCTGGTTGCTGCCGAACACCCATGCTGACAAGGACTGCGCCGGTGACGTGCTGAATGTCGGAGAGCGACGCGAGATCCGTGTCCTCGAGAACGTACAAGTCCCCTTCGTGTACACGACTGCAACCTTCGACTTCTCCCGTCGACGTTCCGACGCCGTCTTCGGCGCAGCCGCCGGCAGTCGGCATCGCGGCAGCGAATGCCGCTGCAAGCAAGCTGCTACGTTCCCTCATTGTACACTCCCATCTCGTCCGCGATGTCGTCGAAGCGGACGCTGTACCCCGCCATGCCGGACGCCGACCCCGTCCCGCCGCCGCTGCCCGATGGGCCCCCGCCGCCGCATGCGACCAGCGCGAGCACGGGCACCCCACCCAACAGCAGGCCGGGGAGCAGGCGACACCCAAGGCCCGGCCCGGGACCTGGTCCAGCAGCGAGCCCAGCGCCCACCGCACAACCGCGCCCACCCGCCCGCCGAGACTCTGGTGTCACTCGATTCCGCAGTCGCATTCGTCCTGTACCCCTCCGGCGTTACCGCATACCCAGCGCGATCCCTCGACGCCGAGCGCGTCCAACTTCGCGTTGACCTCCTGCTCCGGAAGTTTTGGGTTCCACATGATTCTCACGTCGTCGAGCGGCGGGGCACCGTTGCTCGCGAGGGCATCGAGCACCTGCGTCGACACCAGTGCCTCGTTGCCGCGAATCATGAGGTCGCCCACGCTCGCCAGACTCGCGAAGCCACCTACTTCGGCGAGACTATCGTTGCCTGCGAGAAAGGTCCCCGGCCCCATGCAGTAGCCGATGTTGAGTCGCTCGATCGACTCGAGCGATTCGAGATGGACTTCCTGAAGTGCGTCGTTCATCGATACGTCAAGAAGGTCGATCTTGTCGATCTGCTCGAATCCGGCGAACACGCGCAACCTCGGATTCTCGGCAACGACGAGCTTCGAAAGCGCTGTCAACCGTGGGAGCCCTTCGGTCGTTTCGAGATAATTGTTCGCTTTGACGATGAGCCCAAGACCAATCGTCTCGACGCAGTTCAAGAACGAAAGGTCTTTCTGTTCGACTGTTCCGAGTCGGATATGGAGATTGCCGGTCACGTGGCTCAGATCTGAAAACGAAGTCAGGTCAGAATCCTCTAGGATGTAGAGATCCCCCTCGTGCACGCGGCCGCAGTCGCTCGTTCCGTCGGCCTGGGTCGGAATGCCATCGTCCGCACAGGCTCCACCGAAGAGTATCGCGAGTGACAGTCCGCCGCCCCATGCGTCACGATTCCTCATTGTACACCCCCATCTCATCGGCGATAGCATCGAAACGCGTGACGTACACAGCCATACCAGATGCCTCATCGAGGAGCGCCTCACGCAGACTCGGCCACACCTCGAAGTAGCCCCAAGGGTACTCGGCTTGAACGAACGCCATGAACTCTAGTACTTCCGCAAGCTCGGGTTGCGGCGAGTCTTGCCGGGTGAGGAAGCGCCACCAGAAGCGCATCCAGTCGATCTCGCTGCTCACCTCCCGGTCCAGCGTGGCGACCTGCAGCGGTGTGGCCCAGTCGAGGTCGTCGTAGCCATCGTTGTCGATGTCGCCGACCGCCAGCGATGCACCGAAGAGATCGTCGCAGCTCGCCACGCCGAGGATGCCTGAAGTGTCGCGGGTCCACGTGGTGAGGGCCGTGCCCGACAACAGCACGTAGATGGCTCCCTTGCCGCAGTTGGTCTCGGGCGAGGACACCACGATGTCGACGACGTCGTCGCCGTTGAAGTCGCCCGGCAGAACCACCCCGGATGGATCGATGATCGACGCCTGCGCCGGCGTGGACGTGGCAAACACTACGAGCGTCGGTGCCACGACCAGCAGCGCCGACGTCGCGGCCGCGCGAGGGCGAGCACGCCGCGGTGGAATCCAGCGTGGCATGACTATTCGGCCTCTCCGGTCAGGCGCTCGAGGCGGGCTTCGTAGTCGCGATGCAGCGCGCGACCCGAGGCCGTCGCGAAAAGCTCGCCGCGCAGCGCGGTGAGCGTGGCCTGCGCGACGCCGCGCTGCGCGGGGTCGTCGCTGCGCTCGAGATCGGCGAGTGCTGCGTCGAGGTCGCGTCGGAGTTCTCGCACGCGGGTGCTGGGCGCGAGCGCGTCCCAGCGCTGCGTGAGCAGATCCTCGCCGGATTCGTGCTCGGCCCGGTGGGCACCGGGGTGCTGCGAAGGATCGAGCACGACGGCACGCGAACCGATGTCCGAACCGGGGCTCGACGGCGTCGATGCGCCCGCATTCCGAGTGGCGGTGGGGCCCGCAACGGTGGCGGGACTGCTGTCCGTGCCCGAAGCGGGCGTGCGCGCGGTGAGCCCAGCGGAAGGTGCCGACGTCGGGGCGACGGCGCGACACCATACGAGCACTGCGATGACGCAGAAGGCCGCCGCAATCGCGATTGCACGGCCGCTCACCGCAAGCTCCGGATCGGCGCGCAACGGCAACTGCGCGGCGAGTCAGCGGCGAGGATGGGGGAACGCGTCGTCGCACCAGACGCTAGTCTTTGCTGAGCTGACCTGAACTGAACTGAACTGAACTGAACTCGGCCGAACTCTGGCCGATCCTTCGATCGTTCGTCTTTCCGCCGATGCTCATCGTCTTCCCGACGATTTCACCGTACGGGCCAGGTGCACGTTCGTCAACGACGAAATCATCGAATCGGAAGATCGCGACACCTGTGACTGCAGCAGGTAACTGCGGAGTGTGCCGAATGGTCGCATGCATCGCGACTATCGCGGAACCCGATCGCGCCGCCGCCATAGCTCGAGCTTGCCCATGCGCACCGCCGGATCCCGCACGTAGTGCGCCTTCAGGAACGCCCGCAGCGCGGTGAACTCCCGCTGCGGCACGGTCGAGCCCAGCACCACGACCGCGGGCGGATCCTGCTCGAACTCTTCGACGAGCTGCCGCGGATACTCGCCGTCGACGAAGCGCAGCCGCGAGGCGGGCAGCCGCCAGGTGTCGTCGTTGGGTGGCTCGATGAGGCCGAGCGACTTGTAGATCCGCGTGGCCGCGCGGGCGTCGACCAGCGCGTACAGATCCCACAGGTGCCAACCCCACACCCAGATGCGATCGCCGGGCTGCAGGACGCCGGTCAGGTGCGCCGCGATCGCCCGCGCGCCGGCGTCGTGGGTGCGAGCGCGATCGAACCGCGTCGCGCGATCGATCTCGAACTGCCGCACGAGCAAGGCCACGAGCGGCAGCCACAACGCGACGCGGGCCGGCCACGACAGCCGCAGACGCGCACCGAAGAGGCCCCACGGCGCCGCAGTCAGTAGCGCGGCCGCGGGGGCCGCCGCGAGGAAGTAGCCCTTGTAGAAGCGCAGGCCGATCCACGCCTGGGCGATCGTCACGAGCAACCAGATCGCCAGCGGCCACGCGACGCGGCGCGACGCGACGTCGCGCGGGACCACGATCGCGAACGCGGCCGGCACCAGCGGCCACGCCAGGAAGAACACCGTCGCCAGCGCGCCCTCGATCGGCCACGGCCACGCGTGCGCACGGCCACCGGCGCCGACGTACGAGAGGCCCCAGCGATTGAGCGGGTACGATCGCAGTAGCGTGCCGAGCTCGCCGTGCGCGGCGTAGTGCAGCGCCAGCGGCACGTGCACGAGCACCGCGCCGAGCAGCAGCCACGCCACCATCGCGGCGCTCTCCCGTCGCGTGCGCGCCCACAGCCCCGGCGCGCACGACAGCGCCAACGCCAGCCACACCGCGCCGCTCGGTTGCTTCACCATCGCGGCCGCGCCGGCGAGCGCACCCGCGACGACCAGGCCGATCGCGCGCCCAGGCCCCTGCCCGCGCGCGGCCGCCAGCGCCCAGCCGAAGGCGAGGATCTGCGGCAGCTGGGCCCACGTGACGTAGTTGGCGTCCATGCTGTCGAGGTTGGCGTCGACCACCGCCAGCGACGCGCACGCGACCACGGCCGGCAGGCGACCGAGCTCGCGCCACGCGACGACGGCCAGCGCGAGCTGCCCGAGCAGCGCCCACAGGTTGGCCCACACCTGCAGCCGCGCGATGTCGGTGGCGCGCTCGCCCGCCAGCGCCCACGCCAGGTAGAACGAGCCCGGCGCCTTGAGCTCGACGTCGGCGACGTACGGCAGCTCGCCGTCGCGCAGCACCATCGCGTTGTAGAGAATGCCGCCGACGTCGTGCGACGCGAACCCGCCCTGCGTGAAGCCGGGCGCGCGCAGCCACGCCGACGCCACCAGCACCGCCAGCACCGCCAGCACCGTGCCCCAGCGTGCCGCGGCGGCGCGCAGCGATGTCGAGCGCGCGTCCATCAGAAGTTGTGCTGGAACAGCAGGTTGAAGCTGACCGGCGGCAGCAGCCGGGTGGCATCGGGCACGCCCTGCACCTGCCCGAGGTAGTCGGGCAGCACGCGGCCCTGGCAGGTCTCGCCGCGGTAGCGCACCAGCGGCACCGCGACCTCGAGCCGCACCAGCTGCGGTGTCACGCCGAGGATCGAGAAGTAGCCCATCAGCGCGTAGCCGACGGTGCCGTACCACGAGCGCGCGCCGAACCAGCCGCCGAGGCGATCGCAGCGCGACGCCGACGCGGTGCCGGCGAACAGCACCCCGCCCAAGCTGCGCAGCCAGGCGAGGTGCGCGAGGTTGAGGTGCAGATCGTTGACGTACACGTGGCGGTACTCGGCCTGGGCCAGGAACACGCCGCGACCGAAGGCCTCGTCGGCGCCGTAGCCCTGCAGGCCGCCGATGCCACCCACGCGGGCGAGCGCGCGGAACTCCGAGGCGCCGCGGATCGGGTTGACGATCTCGGCGAAGAGACTGGTCGCGATGACGTGATCCTTGGCCAGCCGCCACAGCTGGATCCACGCCGCGTCGATGGTGATGTCGTGGCGATCGTCGTGGGGCGCGTCGGTGCGGATGGTGTGGCGCGCCGAGCTGGTCAGCGACAGCCAGCGGCCGCGCTCGGGCCACCACGCGAAGCCGCGGGTGTCGTCGATGAGGCCGACGGTCTCGGTCACCCGCACACCGCCGCGCGGATCGAGCGAGCGACCGTTGAGCAGCGACACCGACTCGTACAGCCGCACCCGCGCGCGCCGGCGCTGGCGGTTGACCTTGCGTCCGAACCACAGGTTGGTGCCGAGCCCGACCGCGATGTCGGTCTCGCGATCGCGGGCGATCTGTACGTGGCCGGTGCGTCGCAGGTCGCGGCGCAGGCTGCTCTCGAAGCTGGCGAAGCCGGTCACGGCGTTGAAGCGCGCGGTCGCGGTGCGGGCCGAGAGGAACTCGGAGGCCGCGATCGACAGGCCCACGCCGGTGTACAGGAAGCGAAACCGCGGCGGGTGGCGGTCGTCGAACAGCGGGTCGACGTTGGCCTTGGGCATCGGCGTCTGCACCGTGCGGCTGCGGGGATCGAGCCGGGCCGAGCGCACGCGGGCGGCGGTGTCCAGTTCGAACACGTGGGTGCCACGCGTGGGCTCGCGCGCCAGCGCGGCGACCGAGTCGCGCGCATCGCCGGCGTCGCCGAGTTCGCCGTTCCACGACAGGAAGTGCTGCTTGCCGCCGACCTCGGTCACCAGCAGCTGCACCGGCTCGACCAGCGGTTGCGCGGACAGCTTGCGCACCTCGATGCGGTGGTGGTGGCTGCCGTCGGGATTGCGCCGCGAGTCGAACCCCACGATCGCGTAGTCGACCGCGGGGTACGGCCCCAGCCACTGCGCGAAGAACCACCCCAGATCGCGACCAAAGGCCCGCTCGGCAACCCGCTGGGGATCGCGCGACGGGTACGCGAGCAGCTCGAGCCAGAACCGATCGAGGCCCTCGGGGCCGATCAGATCGCCCAGCTTCTCGTGGATGCGGCGGCCGGTCGGCAGCGCGTGGGCGAACCACAGCGGGTGGTTGCGCAGCGGCATCTCGTCCTCGACGCCGCGGAAGTACGCCGACGAGAAGCTGGCCTGCTGCGTGTACAAGAAGCGATCGACCGCCGGCACGAAGGTCAGGCGGCTGAGCATGTCGTGGGCGAACTCGTCGCGGGCGTCGCGTTGCGTCCGCCACAGCTGCAGGAGCGCGAAGCCGGCCCCACTCGACAGCCACAGCGCGCGCGAGCTGGGCTGCACGCCGTCGAACTCGGCCTCGGCCAGCACGTCGGCGAGCCCGCGGCCGATCGCGTCCTCGTGGAAGCGACGGAAGCGCTTGGCGGGGAACAGCTCGAAGGCCTCGTCGCTGATCATCACGGCGCCAGGATGGGCCTGCGCGACCGCAGCGCGCAGCGGCCCCTGCACCACCGTGATGCGCCGGCCCAGCGCGGGCGGACGATCGAGCGCGTCGAGCAGGTCGATGAGCTCCTCGGCGATCGACAACACGATGCCGGCGACGTCGGAGCGGTACTGGATCCGCGGATCGTCGGGCACCTGCCCGCTCGGCCGCCGCCACGGCGTGAGCACGGTGAGCTCGACGCCCCGGTACCACTCCTGCGTGCGGTGCCAGCGGGGCCCGAAGAAGATGCCCGGGTACGGCGTGCGGCCCTCGCCGGGATCGCTGACCACCACCTCGAAGGCGGTGCGTGGGCTCGATCGACGTGCGGCGGCGGTGTCGTCGACGAAGGCCGCCTCGCGGACGTGCCAGTGCGCCGGCGCGACCACGCGACCGCCCGCCGGCAGGTAGACCCCGCCGACCGCGGGCTCGCTGGGCAGGGGCGCGAGCGCGCCCGAGAGGCTGCAGCGGCCGCGCACGCATCCGAACGGCCAGTAGCGATGCGGCACGTCGATCGCGTAGTCGAGCTCGAACGAGGTGGCACCCGCCGCCAGCGTCACCACCACGTCGCGTCGCGGGCCGGCCCGCGTCAACGAGCGCGCGCCGTCGTGGCCGGTGATCTCGAGCCCGCCGGGATCGAAGGGGCCGTCGACGTAGCTGGCCAGCGCGACCTCGTCGAGGCTGCTCGGCTCACGCGGCATCGACGACGCGAAGTCCAACAGCACCACCGTCTCGCCCGCCGTCGCGGGGCGGTCGAGCACGTAGCGTGCGCGGCCGCGGGCCCACGCCCGCCCGCTGCGCACGCGGGTGCCGTCGGGGCGTCGATCGCCGCCGCGCCAGAATGCGAGCGAAACGTCGACTTCGGCGATGGCGAGGCCGCCGCGTGGCAACGGCGGGGCGGACGCGAGGGTCGCGATCGCGGCGCCGGGCTCCGCCTCCGGGCTCTTCACGGCCCGCGCCGCGTCGGCCGCCAAGGCGCGTGGATCGGCCGCCGCGGTGCGCTGCCCCGGCGACGCCCACAGCAGCCATGCGCACGCCCATGCCACTGCACGCATGACGGCGCTGCGCCGGTGCGCATCGCCTCTCGGGCCGCTCGCGAATGCCACCGGTCGACGACCATCTTGCACGAAGATCGCCTGCCGCCGAAACGACGACGCGCGGCATCCCCGGTGGTTTGACAGTCGGCCCCCAGATCGGGGAGTCTTCCGGCATGCAGCGTTGCCTGGTTCGTGCCTGGCTTGGAGGGCTGGGTTGGGTCGTGCCGTCCGTGGCGTGGGCCGCTCCTCCTGCATTGCCCGAGGGTGATCCCGCCGCCTCGTCGGAGGCCCCGGCCGAGGCCGCTGCGCCGGCGGAGACGGCCACGCCGCCCGATCCGACCCTCGAGGCCGCACCCGCGGATGCGACAGTCGCGGGCGACGCATCGGTCGATGCCGGTGCGACGGTCGACACCAGCAGCTTCGATGCGGACATCTCGGGCGAGGCCGCCGATGCCGCCGACGAGGGCGGCAAGCGCAAGCGCGGCAAGGGCAAAGACGACTCGGTGCGCGCCGACGACCCCGGCATGGTCGAGGGCCGTCGCGAGGGGCTCATGCCGACCAACGGCGGTCCGATCGGCCTCTTCTACACGATGCTGCCCGACGTCGGCGGCAAGTACACCTTCCGCTTCCGGCTCCACACCGACTTCTTCCGCAAGTCGAACTTCATGTACGCCGGCGACACGCACGCGCGCGTGCGCGGTGCGGTGACCATCGGCTTCACGCCGTTCAAGTTCGGCGAGCTGTTCTTTTCGGTGAAGAGCTCGGCCAACCGCAACGAGCGACCGCAGGCCGATCGCCAGGACGCCAAGGCGGTGTTCGCCCTCGGCGACGTCGACTTCGGCATCAAGGCCGCGCACCGCTTCAAGAACGGCATCGGCGTCGGCGGCGTGGTCGGGCTCGGGCTACTCTCGGGCTCCAATCGCCTGCGCACCAGCAATGTCAACTTCTGGTTCGACGGCATGTTCGCGGTCGACCTGCGCTACCTGACCAAGAAGCAGGCGCCGGTCCGCATCTCGACCAACCTCGGCTGGATGCTCGACAAGTCGCTCGATCAAAGCGTGGCCAACTACGCCGCGATCACCGACCCGGTCAGCCGCGAGGTCTCGCGCTTCGCCCTGGGCGGCAACCACAGCCGCCTGCAGATGCGCTACGCGGTCGACTTCCCGGTGCGCCTGGGCAAGAAGCGACAGTTCGGCATCGACCCCATCCTCGAGTGGTCGTGGGACGTGTCGACCCAGCGCGAGCCCGCCTTCGTGCAGCCCAACGTCACGCCGTCGCCGCTCAAGCGCAGCTCGCAGTGGCTCACGGTGGGCATGCGCGCCAACGTCGTCAGCGGCCTTCACATCGACGCCGCGGCGGACATCGGCTTGGTGTCGCCGAACTTCGAGTACGGCCCGCCGACGCCGCCGTGGCAGATCATCCTCGGCCTGGGCTGGACCTTCGATCCGGTGCCGGTGGTGCGCGAGGTCGAGGTCGCCGCCCCGCCGCCGCCGGCCGAGAACCCACCGGCGGTGCTCGAGGGCCGCATCGTCGGCCAGGTGCTCGATCCCAACGGCACGCCGATCCCCGACGCGAAGGTGCTGTTCCCCGGCGTCGCCGCCAACGCGATCCTGACCGACAGCAGCGGCGCCTTCACCAGCTTCCGCTTCCCGGCCGGCCAGGTCGCGGTGCAGGTCGAGGTCAACGGACAGGTCGCCCACGAGGCGACCGCCGAGGTCAAGGACGGCGAGGACACCAGCGTCACGCTGCAGCTCGCCAACGCCGTCGCGCCGGCCACCGGCATCGTGCAGGGCAGCGTCACCGATCAGGGCGGAGCCCCGGTCGCGTTCAGCATGCGCGTCAGCGGCCAGGGCGTCGACGAGTCGTTCAACTCGACCGAGGACGGCCGCATCGCGCTCGAGCTGTTCGAGGGTGAGTACCGCGCGACCATCACCGCGCTGGGCTTCAAGGAGAAGATCATCACCTTCACCGTGCGCGGCAAGGGTGAGATCACCGTGCGCGAGCAGCTGGAGCGCGACGCTCCGGTCGCCACACCCAACGTCAGCGGCAACAAGAGCGGCATCAAGCTCAAGAAGAAGATCCGCTACAACGGCAACGACGTGCACGCCGAGAGCTACGCGATCCTCGACGAGCTCGCGTCGTTCTTGAACGGCCACCCCGAGTTCGAGGCGGTCGAGGTCGGGGTCCACACCGACGACCGCGGTGCCGCACAGCAGCGCACCGACGAGCGTGCCGACGCCGTGAAGGCGTACCTCATCGGCAAGGGCGTCGCCGGTAGTCGCCTGAGCGCGAAGGGCTACGGGGCGAGCAAGCCGGTGGCCGTGAACATGACCGAGCAGGGCCGCGCGAAGAACAACCGCACGGTCTTCTCGGTCAAGAGCTACAAGTAGCGGCAGCGCCGGCACGGACCAGGGGTTCGGACGAGCCCGGGCCGTGCGCCCTCGCGGGCTGCTAGGGCAGCACGCAGACGCCGACGTCCTCGAAGCCCGGCGGTGCGCTGTCGGGGTCGCCGTAGAACGAGGTGCAGACGTCGGGCGACATGCACTGCGGATCGGCGAGGTCGCAGTACGGCGTGCAGCAGTTGACGCTGTCGCAACCGTTGCTGCCGGGGCCGCACCACAGCCCCGGATCGCACGAGTTCTCGCCGTCGTCGGGCGGGCACGCGTCGCCGTCGAGTCCGGCGTTGCCCGAGGCATCGCTGAAGCAGATGAACTGGCCGTTGGGCGTGTCGATGCACGACTGCGTCATCGGGCAGTCCTGCAGCAGCGGGTCGCAGCCGACCAGGCAGATCGGCAGCACACCGTCGTTGTAGATCGCGCACACGTCCCCAGGTCCGCAGTCGCGGTTGTCGCCCTGGCAGAACTGCACGCAGGTGCCCTGCCCGTTCTGATCGGTGTTGAGACAGATGAAGCCGGCGGCGCAGTCGTCGATGCCGCTCACGCCACCGCCCTCGGTGGTGCAGGTGTCGCCCGCGACACCGCGACCGCCGACATCGATGCAGCGGGTCGCGTTCCAGAAGGTCCCGCCGTCGTTCGCCCACGCGCTGCACTTCTGCCCGCGTGGGCAATCTTGCACCCGCGGGTCGCACTCGCTGGCTCCGCCGCCGCCGTCGGGTGGCACCACGAACACCTGCCCGGAGTCGACGCCGCCGCTGCTGTCGACCTCGCCGGTGTCGGACGGGGTGCCGGTCATCGCCGCGGTCGTCGACATCGATCCGCCGCCGCCACCGCTGCTGCCGTCGGCGACGCCGGTCGAGCCGCCCCCGTCGGCGCCGGTGGTGTCGGCATCGCCGACGCTCGGCGCACAGCCGCCGAGCAGCATCGCGGCGATCCACGCCGCGGGGGCGCGCCGGCGGCACGGGCGGGGGAGCGACAGGGTCGACACGGCGAACGGGGGACGAGCGGCCGGCATCTTCGACGAGCATACGCCGCGGGCGCCTACCCGTCGCCGTAGGCGTCGGCGAGCTCGCCGATGGTGCGCATCAGCTCGGGTGGCACCGCCTGGCCGTCGCGGGCGAGCACGCGCAGGGTCTGCTCGTACTCCTGCAGCCCGCGGCCGGGCACCCGCGGGATGCGATCGAGCGCGCCGCGGACGAGCTCGAGGGTCTCCGGCTCGATGATCCAGCCTTGCACGTTGTGGAGCTTGAACAGCCGATCGATCCACACGCCCGACGAGGTCCGGTCGGCCAGCTGTACCAGACAGCGGATGCACGCGTGCGCGGCCGGGTGCGAGACCGGCACCCGCGTGGTCGCGAGCTGGCTCGACAACGCCGCCGCGTAGCGCTCGGCGTCCTTGATCTTGCCGGCCTTGAGCGCCTTGTCGACCAGCTGGCCGATGAGCGACGGAAACCGGGTGTCTTCGCCGGGCGCCAGCGTGCGGCGCAGGTCCTCGTCGTCGGCCGGGCTCGAGGTGTCGAGCCCGAGCACCGCGATGAGCTCGCGACCGATGCGGACGCGGTCGCCGTCCTTGAGCACGGTGCGGCCGTGCAGCCGCTCGCCGTTCAAGAAGGTGCCGTTGCGGCTGCCGAGGTCCTCGACCGCGGTCTCGTCGCGCGACACGTGGAAGCGGGCGTGGGTGCGCGAGACCAGATCGTCGTCGAGCACCAACCAACAGCCCGGCATGCGACCGACGTCGTGCTGCCCCTCGGGTAGCAACACCGTCTTGCCGCCGATCTTGAAGCGGTACCGGGGCATGGCCCTCGGATCAGGATAGCCGTTTTTTCTGGGGGCGCGGGCGGCGGGCGGTCGCCGTCAGCGCACCCGGAAGTCGTCGTCGCCGCGGATCGAGTCCGCGCCGATCACCATGCGCACGACCTGGCCGCGGACGCCGGTACCCCCGCCGCGACCGCCCGCGTCGACCG encodes:
- a CDS encoding FHA domain-containing protein; translated protein: MPRYRFKIGGKTVLLPEGQHDVGRMPGCWLVLDDDLVSRTHARFHVSRDETAVEDLGSRNGTFLNGERLHGRTVLKDGDRVRIGRELIAVLGLDTSSPADDEDLRRTLAPGEDTRFPSLIGQLVDKALKAGKIKDAERYAAALSSQLATTRVPVSHPAAHACIRCLVQLADRTSSGVWIDRLFKLHNVQGWIIEPETLELVRGALDRIPRVPGRGLQEYEQTLRVLARDGQAVPPELMRTIGELADAYGDG
- a CDS encoding ribulose phosphate epimerase, with product MSTLSLPRPCRRRAPAAWIAAMLLGGCAPSVGDADTTGADGGGSTGVADGSSGGGGGSMSTTAAMTGTPSDTGEVDSSGGVDSGQVFVVPPDGGGGASECDPRVQDCPRGQKCSAWANDGGTFWNATRCIDVGGRGVAGDTCTTEGGGVSGIDDCAAGFICLNTDQNGQGTCVQFCQGDNRDCGPGDVCAIYNDGVLPICLVGCDPLLQDCPMTQSCIDTPNGQFICFSDASGNAGLDGDACPPDDGENSCDPGLWCGPGSNGCDSVNCCTPYCDLADPQCMSPDVCTSFYGDPDSAPPGFEDVGVCVLP
- a CDS encoding VCBS repeat-containing protein, with translation MPRWIPPRRARPRAAATSALLVVAPTLVVFATSTPAQASIIDPSGVVLPGDFNGDDVVDIVVSSPETNCGKGAIYVLLSGTALTTWTRDTSGILGVASCDDLFGASLAVGDIDNDGYDDLDWATPLQVATLDREVSSEIDWMRFWWRFLTRQDSPQPELAEVLEFMAFVQAEYPWGYFEVWPSLREALLDEASGMAVYVTRFDAIADEMGVYNEES
- a CDS encoding OmpA family protein; this translates as MAWAAPPALPEGDPAASSEAPAEAAAPAETATPPDPTLEAAPADATVAGDASVDAGATVDTSSFDADISGEAADAADEGGKRKRGKGKDDSVRADDPGMVEGRREGLMPTNGGPIGLFYTMLPDVGGKYTFRFRLHTDFFRKSNFMYAGDTHARVRGAVTIGFTPFKFGELFFSVKSSANRNERPQADRQDAKAVFALGDVDFGIKAAHRFKNGIGVGGVVGLGLLSGSNRLRTSNVNFWFDGMFAVDLRYLTKKQAPVRISTNLGWMLDKSLDQSVANYAAITDPVSREVSRFALGGNHSRLQMRYAVDFPVRLGKKRQFGIDPILEWSWDVSTQREPAFVQPNVTPSPLKRSSQWLTVGMRANVVSGLHIDAAADIGLVSPNFEYGPPTPPWQIILGLGWTFDPVPVVREVEVAAPPPPAENPPAVLEGRIVGQVLDPNGTPIPDAKVLFPGVAANAILTDSSGAFTSFRFPAGQVAVQVEVNGQVAHEATAEVKDGEDTSVTLQLANAVAPATGIVQGSVTDQGGAPVAFSMRVSGQGVDESFNSTEDGRIALELFEGEYRATITALGFKEKIITFTVRGKGEITVREQLERDAPVATPNVSGNKSGIKLKKKIRYNGNDVHAESYAILDELASFLNGHPEFEAVEVGVHTDDRGAAQQRTDERADAVKAYLIGKGVAGSRLSAKGYGASKPVAVNMTEQGRAKNNRTVFSVKSYK